A genomic segment from Luteolibacter rhizosphaerae encodes:
- a CDS encoding terminase small subunit yields the protein MDQNSDTAAATDPAAKKLNPRQIQFAHLVGTGTTQREAYRIVYGSINDGNAHKAALRPNVAAAIARHQQQAAATCTLKRDDLIRTLTDIILTPVADLHIAHPLTAEYTVTRTAKTETTRIKALSKMDAIKLLAQLCGWLKPEPQPEPVEIVLKKMW from the coding sequence ATGGACCAGAACTCCGACACCGCCGCTGCCACCGATCCCGCCGCCAAGAAGCTCAATCCCCGCCAGATTCAGTTCGCTCACCTCGTCGGCACCGGCACCACCCAGCGCGAGGCCTACCGCATCGTCTACGGCAGCATCAACGACGGCAATGCCCACAAGGCCGCCCTGCGCCCGAACGTCGCCGCCGCCATCGCCCGCCACCAGCAGCAAGCCGCCGCCACCTGCACCCTCAAGCGCGACGACCTCATCCGCACCCTCACCGATATCATCCTCACCCCTGTCGCCGACCTCCACATCGCCCATCCGCTCACCGCCGAATACACCGTCACCCGCACCGCCAAGACCGAGACCACCCGCATCAAAGCCCTCTCCAAGATGGATGCCATCAAGCTCCTCGCCCAGCTCTGCGGCTGGCTCAAGCCCGAGCCCCAACCCGAACCCGTCGAAATCGTCCTCAAGAAAATGTGGTGA
- a CDS encoding RNA polymerase sigma factor: MLRGTLATRPPLFATTRWSLVVAAGGGESADALEELCGIYWFPIYAVIRRSGKSSEDAKDLAQAFFAMMLERGTLGLADDARGRFRSFLQATLKRFLIGEWRREQAAKRGGGRELLALDGELAERLYTHEDESARSPEELFDRRWALAMLEAAMGRLAEDYKATGRAEEFERLMPTLTAERGETDYAALAAECGSTEGALRVAAHRLRKRFRALVREEVARTVVDASEVDEEMEALMAALSR, translated from the coding sequence ATGCTGCGCGGCACCTTGGCTACCCGTCCTCCTCTCTTTGCCACCACGCGGTGGTCGCTCGTTGTGGCGGCCGGCGGGGGGGAGTCGGCGGATGCGCTGGAGGAGCTGTGCGGGATCTATTGGTTCCCGATCTATGCGGTGATCCGGAGATCGGGGAAGTCGAGCGAGGATGCGAAGGATCTGGCGCAGGCGTTCTTCGCGATGATGCTGGAGCGGGGAACGCTGGGGCTGGCGGATGATGCGCGGGGGAGATTCCGGAGCTTCCTGCAGGCGACGCTGAAGCGCTTCCTGATCGGGGAGTGGCGTCGCGAGCAGGCGGCGAAGCGCGGTGGGGGTCGCGAGCTGCTGGCGCTGGATGGCGAGCTGGCGGAGCGGCTGTACACGCACGAGGACGAGAGTGCGCGGAGCCCGGAGGAACTCTTCGACCGGCGCTGGGCGCTGGCGATGCTGGAGGCGGCGATGGGTCGGCTGGCAGAGGACTACAAGGCGACGGGGCGGGCGGAGGAATTCGAGCGGCTGATGCCGACTCTAACAGCGGAGCGGGGCGAGACGGATTACGCGGCGCTGGCGGCGGAGTGCGGGAGCACGGAGGGGGCGCTGCGGGTGGCGGCGCACCGGCTGCGGAAGCGCTTCCGCGCGCTGGTGCGGGAGGAGGTGGCGCGCACGGTGGTGGATGCCTCCGAGGTGGATGAGGAGATGGAGGCGCTGATGGCGGCGCTTTCCCGGTAA
- a CDS encoding Panacea domain-containing protein — MKAIEQRLADVAGYILTNLGGSAEYIKLLKLMYIADRESFRENQTAITGDHYVSMNQGPVLSIAYNFIRGNVNGEIWNSLFQTVGFGICLKSTPPEPGFSKADRKVLDRVMAEFGSWDKWKLVDLTHTFPEWEFPNGSSTAITLENLLKGAGFENDVAAAIASEELGMQAMDRLFSAA, encoded by the coding sequence ATGAAAGCGATTGAACAGAGACTTGCCGACGTTGCTGGCTACATACTCACCAACCTCGGGGGGTCTGCTGAATACATCAAACTCTTGAAGTTGATGTATATTGCTGATCGTGAGTCATTTCGCGAGAATCAGACTGCGATCACAGGTGACCATTACGTCTCGATGAATCAGGGGCCCGTGCTGAGCATCGCCTACAATTTCATCAGAGGAAACGTGAACGGCGAGATTTGGAACTCTTTGTTTCAGACGGTTGGCTTCGGAATATGCCTCAAATCAACCCCTCCTGAACCAGGATTTTCAAAGGCCGACCGCAAGGTCTTAGATCGCGTGATGGCGGAATTCGGAAGCTGGGACAAATGGAAGCTTGTCGATCTCACTCACACGTTCCCGGAGTGGGAATTTCCGAACGGTTCAAGTACTGCAATCACACTTGAGAACTTGCTAAAAGGCGCTGGATTTGAGAATGATGTGGCTGCCGCCATTGCGTCCGAGGAACTCGGAATGCAAGCGATGGACCGCTTATTCTCAGCAGCATGA